The following proteins are encoded in a genomic region of Prochlorococcus marinus XMU1408:
- the glpX gene encoding class II fructose-bisphosphatase produces the protein MDRTLVQEILEVVEQAAIASAQLTGLGQKDEADAAAVEAMRKRMGTIQMKGRIVIGEGERDEAPMLYIGEEVGSGTGPGVDFAVDPCEGTNLCANSQRGSMAVLAASDRGGLFNAPDFYMNKLAAPPAAKGKVDIRKTPTENIKILSECLGIAISDLTIVVMDRARHKNLVTEIRSVGARIQPISDGDVQAAIACGFEGTGTHCLMGIGAAPEGVISAAAMRALGGHFQGQLVYDPAIAQTSEWADYTKEGNIKRLNEMGITDIDKIYEANELASGENVVFAGSGITDGLLFDGVKFEKDCTRTSSLVISTLDQTARFTNTVHIKDGAQSISLK, from the coding sequence GTGGATCGTACTCTCGTCCAAGAAATTCTTGAAGTAGTTGAGCAAGCTGCAATTGCTTCTGCTCAATTGACTGGTTTGGGTCAAAAAGATGAGGCTGATGCAGCTGCCGTAGAGGCAATGCGAAAAAGAATGGGAACGATTCAGATGAAAGGAAGGATCGTTATTGGAGAAGGAGAAAGAGACGAAGCTCCAATGCTTTACATCGGAGAAGAAGTTGGATCAGGCACAGGCCCTGGTGTTGATTTTGCAGTAGACCCCTGTGAAGGTACGAATTTATGTGCTAACAGCCAGCGTGGATCTATGGCTGTTCTAGCCGCATCAGATCGTGGAGGCTTGTTCAATGCTCCAGATTTTTATATGAATAAATTAGCTGCGCCTCCAGCAGCTAAGGGCAAAGTTGATATAAGAAAAACTCCTACAGAAAATATAAAAATCTTGAGTGAATGCCTTGGTATTGCGATAAGTGATTTAACTATTGTTGTTATGGATAGGGCCAGACACAAAAATTTAGTTACTGAAATTAGATCAGTTGGTGCAAGGATTCAACCTATATCAGATGGTGATGTTCAAGCCGCAATAGCTTGTGGCTTTGAGGGAACAGGAACTCATTGCTTGATGGGGATTGGCGCAGCTCCAGAAGGAGTCATTTCAGCTGCAGCCATGCGGGCGCTTGGTGGCCATTTTCAAGGACAACTTGTATACGATCCTGCGATTGCTCAAACATCTGAATGGGCAGACTATACAAAAGAAGGAAATATCAAAAGATTGAATGAAATGGGCATAACTGATATTGATAAAATATATGAAGCAAATGAACTTGCCTCAGGCGAAAATGTTGTTTTTGCTGGAAGTGGCATTACTGATGGATTGCTTTTTGATGGAGTAAAATTTGAAAAAGATTGCACTAGAACAAGCAGTCTTGTAATTAGTACGCTTGATCAAACAGCAAGATTTACTAATACAGTTCACATCAAAGATGGTGCTCAAAGCATCTCTTTGAAGTGA
- the rpe gene encoding ribulose-phosphate 3-epimerase, whose translation MIQSISSAIFSEHRPVQIIPSVLPADWANMGQCVKDLELAGVDRIQFDVMDGNFVPNLTFGPEMITACRKYCNVPFETQLMVSQYNCETMLEGYVEASKGANGEPGVVIAHAEANIHLHRILGKIRQLGGSPSVALNPHTPMDMVKDVLDMVDHVLVMTVNPGFGGQAYIPTMLNKITQLRKLILDNGYNVDIEVDGGIKADWSLSQCCAAGANCFIAGSGMFAYPTLKEGCDALRKVANDAQNGKIIKK comes from the coding sequence ATGATCCAATCCATTTCATCCGCAATTTTTTCTGAGCACCGTCCTGTTCAAATAATTCCATCAGTTTTACCAGCAGACTGGGCAAATATGGGACAGTGCGTAAAAGACCTTGAATTAGCAGGTGTAGACCGAATTCAATTTGATGTTATGGATGGGAACTTTGTTCCAAATCTTACCTTCGGACCTGAAATGATCACTGCCTGCCGTAAGTACTGCAACGTTCCGTTCGAGACTCAATTAATGGTTAGTCAATACAACTGTGAAACCATGCTTGAGGGATATGTAGAAGCAAGTAAAGGTGCAAATGGAGAACCTGGTGTCGTCATTGCTCATGCTGAGGCAAATATTCACCTTCATCGAATTCTTGGAAAAATTAGACAGTTAGGAGGGTCTCCATCAGTAGCTCTTAATCCTCATACACCGATGGACATGGTGAAAGATGTACTAGATATGGTTGATCACGTACTTGTTATGACTGTTAATCCTGGCTTTGGCGGTCAAGCTTATATTCCAACAATGCTTAACAAGATTACTCAATTAAGAAAACTAATTTTAGACAATGGATACAACGTGGATATAGAAGTTGATGGAGGAATAAAAGCAGATTGGTCTTTATCTCAATGCTGCGCAGCAGGGGCAAATTGCTTTATAGCTGGTAGCGGTATGTTTGCTTACCCAACCCTTAAGGAAGGTTGTGATGCACTAAGAAAAGTAGCAAATGATGCACAGAATGGAAAAATTATAAAAAAATAG